Proteins encoded by one window of Arachis ipaensis cultivar K30076 chromosome B04, Araip1.1, whole genome shotgun sequence:
- the LOC107635750 gene encoding uncharacterized protein LOC107635750 encodes MARWWWKAALVVAMVAALRSYALSHGWDKDAALNLLTHWSQSLGVWAIPLYVSVHTISIALCLPSAVFLEAAASLLFGFLPAVLCVFSAKILGASLSFWIGRLIFRSSKSAVEWAHRNRYFNLLSKGVEQDGWRFVLLARFSPLPSYVINYTLAATDVGFLLDFLLPTAIGCIPMILQNTSIGSLAGAAVASASGSKKSQFWSYFFPLVGILSSVLISLRIKKYSTQLSVSENTPSKDNPVEAHSKSS; translated from the exons ATGGCGCGGTGGTGGTGGAAGGCGGCGCTGGTGGTGGCGATGGTGGCCGCGCTGAGAAGCTACGCGCTGAGCCACGGTTGGGACAAGGACGCCGCCCTTAACTTGCTGACTCACTGGTCCCAAAGCCTTGGCGTATGGGCCATCCCTCTCTATGTCTCCGTACACACTATCTCCATCGCACTCTGCCTCCCCTCCGCCGTCTTCCTCGAAGCCGCCGCCTCTCTCCTCTTCGGCTTCCTCCCCGCCGTCCTCTGTGTCTTCTCCGCCAAAATCCTCGGCGCCTCCCTTTCCTTCTGGATCGGCAG GTTGATATTCAGGAGTTCCAAGTCAGCAGTTGAATGGGCCCACAGAAACAGATACTTTAATCTTCTTTCGAAAGGAGTTGAGCAAGATGGTTGGAGATTTGTTCTTCTTGCTCGCTTCTCACCGCTGCCGTCATATGTTATTAACTATACCTTAGCTGCTACCGATGTTGggttccttttggattttcttcttccCACTGCAATTGGATGTATACCCATGATCTTGCAGAATACATCAATTGGAAGCCTCGCCGGTGCTGCTGTAGCTTCAGCCTCCGGCTCCAAGAAATCTCAATTTTGGTCTTACTTTTTCCCCCTAGTTGGTATTTTATCAAGTGTACTTATTTCCTTGAGAATTAAAAAGTACTCAACTCAACTTTCGGTATCTGAAAACACTCCCAGCAAAGATAACCCCGTTGAAGCGCATTCAAAAAGTTCTTAA